One window from the genome of SAR324 cluster bacterium encodes:
- the amrA gene encoding AmmeMemoRadiSam system protein A, whose amino-acid sequence METMLSLSHKQHLKILAGKSIETGLNSGKPATATTKDLEGALGQPGASFVTLMKHKQLRGCIGSLQAHQPLAADVMSNAYSAAFRDYRFSPLTDREFPELVIKISVLSPETPIVFVSEEDLLQQIRPGIDGLVLTEGRYRGTFLPSVWEQLPEPVQFLRHLKQKAGLSAHYWSNTLEITRYTTDEF is encoded by the coding sequence ATGGAAACAATGTTATCATTATCGCACAAGCAACACCTGAAAATCCTTGCAGGAAAATCCATTGAAACCGGATTAAATTCAGGCAAACCAGCCACGGCAACGACGAAAGATCTTGAGGGGGCCTTGGGACAGCCCGGAGCATCCTTTGTCACGTTGATGAAACACAAACAACTCCGTGGTTGCATTGGTTCCTTGCAGGCCCACCAGCCGTTGGCCGCAGATGTCATGTCCAATGCTTATTCCGCGGCCTTTCGTGATTACAGGTTCTCTCCACTGACCGACAGAGAATTTCCTGAACTCGTTATTAAAATTTCTGTGTTGAGTCCGGAGACTCCTATTGTGTTTGTATCAGAAGAAGATCTGCTCCAACAGATCCGGCCTGGAATTGATGGACTGGTGCTCACCGAGGGACGGTATCGAGGAACATTTTTGCCCAGCGTATGGGAGCAACTCCCAGAGCCAGTACAGTTTCTGCGTCATTTAAAACAAAAGGCCGGTTTGTCGGCCCATTACTGGTCAAACACCCTTGAAATCACACGCTACACCACCGATGAATTTTAG
- a CDS encoding STAS domain-containing protein codes for MTMPVYHQTTESACVLFLEDNVDLASPERMHPYLLEIKQNDAIKSVIINFEKIDFIDSSGIAVIVKLFKDLQNHGVRMVLCQMEKHVFELFCLTGFDRHIKVYATEADARKALEE; via the coding sequence ATGACTATGCCCGTATATCATCAAACCACTGAATCTGCCTGTGTCTTGTTTCTGGAAGACAATGTGGACCTTGCTTCACCAGAGCGGATGCATCCGTACTTGTTGGAAATCAAACAGAATGACGCCATCAAAAGCGTGATCATCAACTTTGAAAAAATTGACTTTATTGACTCCTCCGGAATCGCGGTGATTGTGAAATTGTTCAAGGATCTTCAAAATCATGGAGTTCGCATGGTTCTGTGTCAGATGGAAAAACATGTTTTTGAATTGTTTTGTCTGACAGGTTTTGACCGTCACATTAAAGTCTATGCCACTGAGGCTGATGCCCGAAAAGCCCTGGAGGAGTGA
- a CDS encoding EcsC family protein gives MVNTMNMTLEDRIKLNEAQTLLESQGLASHLNRVLGSPVEKGFRMLPDSWQEIVENATEKALKKALEFSIHSLDGTPKDDPSNLFHKTLAASSGAFGGAFGIFSLPVELPVSTVIMLRSIADIARSEKANIHLPETKLSCLEVFALGAGTASDGNKSNYYITRTALAQAIGEAAEYIATRGLVDEAGSVVVRLLAAIGAKFGVMVSEKVAASAIPLVGAASGALINTIFMDYFQTLAKGHFIIKRLERKYGQEHIQNAYQHLCLAS, from the coding sequence ATGGTGAACACAATGAACATGACTCTGGAAGATAGAATAAAACTGAATGAAGCACAAACCCTGCTTGAAAGCCAGGGGCTTGCGTCTCATTTGAATCGGGTTCTGGGATCTCCAGTTGAAAAAGGCTTTCGCATGTTGCCTGACAGTTGGCAGGAAATTGTGGAGAATGCCACAGAAAAAGCTCTCAAAAAAGCCCTGGAATTTTCCATTCACAGTTTGGATGGTACCCCAAAAGATGACCCGTCCAATCTGTTTCATAAAACCCTGGCGGCATCCAGTGGCGCGTTCGGGGGCGCGTTCGGAATTTTTTCACTTCCTGTGGAATTACCAGTATCCACCGTGATCATGTTGCGCTCCATTGCTGATATTGCACGCAGTGAAAAAGCCAATATCCATCTGCCTGAAACAAAACTCTCCTGTCTGGAAGTGTTTGCGCTTGGAGCGGGAACAGCCAGTGATGGCAATAAATCAAATTATTACATCACCCGCACTGCCTTGGCACAGGCTATTGGCGAAGCCGCTGAATATATCGCGACCAGAGGGTTGGTGGATGAAGCCGGTTCTGTGGTGGTTCGTCTGTTGGCCGCGATTGGCGCAAAATTCGGGGTGATGGTTTCGGAAAAAGTCGCGGCCAGTGCCATCCCGCTTGTGGGTGCGGCCAGTGGCGCATTGATCAATACCATTTTCATGGATTATTTTCAGACACTGGCCAAAGGGCATTTTATTATCAAACGCCTGGAACGCAAATATGGTCAGGAACACATACAAAACGCCTATCAACACTTATGTCTCGCCTCTTGA
- a CDS encoding serine/threonine-protein phosphatase has protein sequence MSTEDNHLSEADSIKEELSSLLEWIKKIENFSLARLKTDTIFTSPHSAVNVLAHELHLLRINSKKKEEKLLFLSDFFESFNSIKDNQTIVKNVFTLLNRYLDNSDATLYARQIDKYVPVEESFTDFLNKPLDETILPVIFDTPEKEVGIFNHLAAGNPVYEFFHEEDALFLDGAHFMFVHLKGFEFIMCFIRIGSEEFLDFDVEFVQGITEKIHTLINNLGQIQREIRMAAELKTASAVQQALFPKHLPDFENLKFASFFQSASETGGDWYGFMQIQNTLYSLIGDVTGHGTPAALVTATASATCAMIQKLYLLEQKKLSPGEILSHLNHIVRDTGSSQYLMTFFVAAIDIQTGYMTFSNAGHNFPFVIKSGGQVSKLLNSNLRLGDKMDSEFTESALQLQTGDIIFLYTDGLIENENKEGEMWGERRLRNVLAEKGEESLKEFVNIVVKDAYEFYEGQQMADDTTIVAIQWKTPSP, from the coding sequence ATGAGCACTGAAGACAATCATCTTTCAGAGGCCGACTCCATTAAGGAAGAATTGAGTTCTTTGCTGGAATGGATCAAAAAAATTGAAAATTTTTCACTGGCCCGACTCAAAACGGATACGATCTTCACCTCGCCCCACAGTGCGGTGAATGTTCTGGCACATGAACTCCATCTGCTCAGAATCAATTCCAAGAAAAAAGAAGAAAAACTGCTCTTCCTTTCTGATTTTTTTGAAAGCTTCAACTCGATCAAAGACAACCAGACCATTGTTAAAAATGTGTTCACACTGCTCAATCGCTATCTGGACAACAGTGACGCGACTCTCTATGCCAGACAAATTGACAAATATGTTCCTGTTGAGGAATCGTTCACAGATTTTCTGAATAAGCCCCTGGACGAGACCATTCTGCCTGTAATCTTTGATACACCTGAAAAAGAAGTCGGTATTTTCAACCATCTTGCCGCGGGAAACCCGGTTTATGAATTTTTTCATGAGGAAGATGCCCTGTTTCTGGATGGCGCTCACTTCATGTTTGTCCATCTGAAAGGCTTCGAATTCATCATGTGCTTCATTCGCATCGGTAGCGAAGAATTCCTTGATTTTGATGTGGAGTTTGTTCAGGGCATTACAGAAAAAATTCATACGCTGATCAATAATCTTGGTCAGATTCAGCGTGAAATCCGTATGGCCGCGGAACTTAAAACAGCCTCCGCGGTGCAGCAGGCCCTGTTTCCCAAACATCTTCCAGATTTTGAAAACCTCAAGTTTGCCAGTTTTTTTCAGTCAGCCTCCGAAACCGGGGGCGACTGGTATGGTTTCATGCAGATTCAAAACACACTCTACAGTCTCATCGGGGATGTCACAGGCCACGGAACTCCGGCCGCGCTGGTAACCGCCACAGCCAGTGCGACCTGTGCCATGATCCAGAAACTGTATCTGCTGGAACAAAAAAAATTATCCCCCGGAGAAATCCTGTCCCATCTCAACCACATTGTACGTGACACGGGTTCGTCCCAATATCTCATGACATTTTTTGTCGCGGCCATTGACATTCAGACGGGATACATGACGTTTTCCAACGCTGGCCATAATTTCCCGTTTGTCATTAAAAGCGGTGGACAGGTGAGCAAACTCCTCAACAGCAATCTTCGACTGGGTGACAAAATGGATTCTGAATTCACAGAATCCGCCCTGCAACTGCAAACAGGCGATATTATTTTTCTGTATACCGACGGGCTGATCGAAAATGAAAATAAGGAAGGCGAAATGTGGGGCGAACGACGTTTGCGAAACGTATTAGCCGAAAAAGGTGAGGAATCCTTGAAAGAGTTTGTGAATATAGTGGTCAAGGACGCCTATGAATTTTATGAGGGACAGCAAATGGCTGATGATACCACCATTGTGGCCATTCAATGGAAAACCCCGTCGCCGTAA
- the amrS gene encoding AmmeMemoRadiSam system radical SAM enzyme, with translation MSAPGRYWQVLEDSRIQCDICPRECKLHEGQRGLCFVRQCVNQQILLTTYGRSSGFCIDPVEKKPLNHFFPGTSILSFGTAGCNLTCKFCQNWGISKSRETDILADRASPSQIARAAHSKGCRSVAYTYNDPVIFLEYAVDIAQACRELGIYSVAVTAGYIKPEPRNEFFRYMDAANVDLKGFTESFYREICGGSLQPVLETLEYLKQETRVWMELTTLLIPGHNDSDRELHAMTQWVVEHLGPEVPMHFSAFHPDWKMTNVSRTPATTLTKARTIALSNGVRYAYTGNVHDKSGSSTFCYHCGKMLIGRDWYELSDWNLDRGGHCGFCGTLCAGLFEEQPGNWGARRQPVVLQGY, from the coding sequence ATGAGTGCTCCAGGACGTTACTGGCAGGTTCTCGAGGATTCCCGAATCCAGTGTGATATATGTCCCCGGGAATGCAAACTGCACGAAGGTCAACGGGGACTTTGCTTTGTCAGACAATGCGTCAATCAACAGATCCTGCTCACAACCTATGGCCGATCCAGTGGATTTTGCATTGATCCGGTCGAAAAAAAGCCACTGAATCATTTTTTCCCGGGAACCTCGATCCTGTCTTTCGGCACAGCCGGATGCAATCTCACCTGCAAATTCTGCCAGAACTGGGGCATCAGCAAATCCCGTGAAACCGATATTCTGGCCGACAGGGCATCACCGTCACAAATTGCCCGCGCGGCCCATTCCAAAGGTTGCCGGAGTGTGGCCTATACCTATAACGATCCTGTCATATTTCTGGAATATGCGGTGGACATCGCACAGGCCTGTAGAGAACTGGGAATTTATTCAGTGGCCGTGACCGCAGGGTATATCAAACCCGAACCCCGCAATGAATTTTTTCGCTACATGGATGCCGCGAACGTTGATCTCAAGGGCTTCACCGAGTCGTTTTACCGTGAAATTTGCGGCGGTTCGCTTCAGCCTGTTCTGGAAACCCTGGAATACCTCAAACAGGAAACCCGGGTCTGGATGGAACTCACGACTCTGCTGATTCCCGGACACAACGATTCGGACAGGGAACTGCATGCCATGACACAATGGGTGGTGGAACATCTGGGACCTGAGGTGCCGATGCATTTTTCAGCCTTTCATCCGGACTGGAAAATGACCAATGTTTCACGAACGCCCGCAACAACCCTGACCAAGGCCAGAACTATTGCCCTCAGCAATGGTGTGCGATACGCCTATACCGGGAATGTGCATGACAAATCAGGCTCAAGCACCTTCTGTTATCATTGTGGCAAAATGCTGATTGGCAGAGACTGGTATGAATTGAGTGATTGGAATCTGGATCGTGGCGGCCATTGCGGATTTTGCGGCACCCTTTGTGCGGGATTGTTTGAGGAACAACCGGGAAACTGGGGCGCCCGCCGTCAACCAGTTGTTCTTCAGGGCTATTAA
- a CDS encoding thioredoxin domain-containing protein: MSRDVTRLYQSSRNGIFDGIPENWRRTNCVFPRTIELEIFVNQTAGETQMRQNLKLGLIIFTLILGLGTIAWGAEKKAPYEVIGTAPAKHSLDKVVVEEFMNFGCPHCNHFHEMSEKIRLDYAYRVEFVTRPILFRGQNDAPLRLFYIAQSLGQGEKVKAEILKVKFKHGVDVFDPGVVNYMARSLGLSEQYQKEAKQDWVTEKIKEAEQRATGFGINSTPTIVISGALKMQPQQSMEAFVESLPAVFDELLK; this comes from the coding sequence ATGAGCCGGGACGTAACCCGGCTCTACCAATCATCCCGGAATGGTATCTTTGACGGGATACCTGAAAATTGGAGACGCACCAATTGTGTGTTTCCACGGACCATTGAACTGGAAATTTTTGTTAACCAAACAGCAGGAGAAACGCAGATGCGACAAAATCTTAAACTTGGATTGATAATTTTCACCCTCATTCTTGGTCTTGGCACAATTGCCTGGGGTGCAGAAAAAAAAGCGCCGTATGAAGTGATTGGAACAGCGCCGGCGAAACACAGCCTGGACAAGGTTGTTGTTGAGGAATTTATGAATTTCGGCTGTCCCCATTGCAATCATTTTCATGAAATGAGTGAAAAAATTCGTCTGGATTATGCGTATCGTGTTGAATTTGTGACTAGGCCCATTCTATTCCGTGGACAAAACGACGCGCCCCTTCGATTGTTTTACATCGCTCAATCTCTGGGGCAGGGGGAAAAAGTGAAGGCTGAAATTTTAAAGGTGAAATTCAAGCATGGTGTCGATGTGTTTGATCCCGGCGTCGTCAATTATATGGCCCGTTCGCTCGGGTTGTCTGAGCAATATCAGAAAGAAGCCAAACAGGACTGGGTGACCGAAAAAATCAAGGAAGCAGAACAGCGAGCCACCGGCTTTGGCATCAACAGCACTCCGACAATCGTGATCAGTGGCGCGTTGAAAATGCAGCCTCAACAAAGCATGGAAGCGTTTGTAGAATCTCTGCCGGCAGTGTTTGATGAGTTGCTGAAATAA
- the uvrC gene encoding excinuclease ABC subunit UvrC, whose protein sequence is MSETPLPLDEKLALLPEAPGIYMYKNQSGDILYIGKAKSLKKRVRSYFYPSAKHTLRIQVMIRLAYDMSIIVTDTEAEALILEEQLIKTHQPRYNILLKDDKSYPYCKLTVNEMYPRLFLVREKRDKNAEYYGPYTSVRDTRHIVEVIQRYFPLRTSKMELDGTKTYRPCLNFQMKRCLAPCTGQVKVEDYQEAVNQVRLFFKGKDQELAQSLETKMQEAAAELKFEKAAQIRDQLRAIQRIWERQKIISQDKHDQDVFNFYRESDTAGVQVMFVRNGRLIGTDFFFMEHTESVSDDNLLGQALNRIYTGDAPVIPHEVFLPFHYSDQEVLEQTLSDVSGRKISILVPQKGQKKELVSMAYNNAKINLQEKRQRIYDQSKILEQVKYALHLRKEPQMVEAFDISHLGGNHTVASLVCWKDNKPFKEQYRKYKIQSVQGPDDFASMKEVLSRRYQRAVSGEMPLPDMIMIDGGRGQLNIAVEVLKELGISLDQVDLIGLAKGRSDRRKKVQRPNQEDFEYVIKPNQKNEIRLHRHSAVLFFLQNIRDESHRFAITFQRELKRKQNLHSLLDEIPGIGPHRKKSLLKHFGSLKRVRDASVEDLQQVRGVSAELAQCIRDFLSQAPEESG, encoded by the coding sequence ATGTCTGAGACACCTCTTCCACTGGATGAAAAACTGGCGCTTCTCCCTGAGGCGCCAGGGATTTACATGTATAAAAACCAGTCGGGAGATATTCTTTATATCGGCAAGGCGAAGTCTCTCAAAAAACGGGTTCGTTCCTATTTTTATCCTTCCGCCAAACATACCCTGCGCATCCAGGTCATGATCCGGCTGGCGTATGATATGTCGATCATTGTCACCGATACTGAAGCCGAAGCCCTGATCCTTGAAGAACAACTGATCAAAACCCACCAACCCCGCTACAATATCTTACTCAAGGATGACAAATCCTATCCCTATTGCAAACTGACCGTGAATGAAATGTATCCGCGCCTGTTTCTTGTTCGTGAGAAACGGGATAAAAACGCGGAATATTACGGCCCTTACACGTCGGTCCGTGATACGCGCCACATTGTTGAGGTGATCCAACGCTATTTTCCGTTGCGGACCAGCAAGATGGAGCTTGATGGCACCAAAACATATCGCCCCTGTCTGAATTTTCAGATGAAGCGTTGTCTGGCACCATGCACAGGACAGGTCAAGGTGGAAGACTATCAGGAGGCAGTCAATCAGGTCCGATTGTTTTTCAAGGGAAAGGATCAGGAACTGGCGCAGAGCCTCGAAACCAAAATGCAGGAAGCCGCGGCGGAATTGAAATTTGAAAAAGCCGCCCAGATTCGCGATCAACTCAGAGCGATTCAACGCATCTGGGAACGGCAGAAAATCATCAGTCAGGACAAACACGATCAGGATGTGTTTAATTTCTACCGTGAATCGGACACGGCCGGGGTTCAAGTCATGTTTGTGCGCAATGGCCGGTTGATCGGCACTGATTTTTTCTTCATGGAACACACGGAATCCGTGTCTGATGACAATCTTCTGGGCCAGGCTCTGAACCGGATTTATACCGGTGATGCTCCTGTCATTCCCCACGAAGTTTTTCTGCCGTTCCATTATTCGGATCAGGAGGTTCTTGAACAGACGCTGAGTGATGTTTCCGGTCGAAAAATCAGCATTCTCGTTCCGCAGAAAGGTCAGAAAAAAGAACTGGTTTCCATGGCCTATAACAATGCCAAAATCAATTTGCAGGAAAAACGGCAACGGATCTATGATCAGAGCAAAATTCTGGAGCAGGTCAAATATGCCCTGCATCTCAGGAAAGAACCTCAGATGGTGGAAGCCTTTGATATCTCACATCTGGGCGGCAATCACACGGTGGCATCCCTGGTTTGCTGGAAAGACAATAAACCCTTCAAGGAACAGTACCGTAAATACAAGATTCAGAGTGTTCAGGGGCCGGATGATTTTGCCAGCATGAAAGAGGTTCTCAGTCGGCGTTATCAGCGTGCGGTTTCCGGTGAAATGCCTCTGCCTGATATGATTATGATTGATGGCGGTCGCGGGCAATTGAATATCGCGGTGGAAGTGCTGAAGGAGCTGGGAATATCGCTGGATCAGGTGGATCTCATCGGGTTGGCCAAGGGACGTTCTGACAGACGTAAAAAAGTACAGCGTCCCAATCAGGAAGATTTTGAATATGTCATCAAACCCAATCAGAAAAATGAAATCCGTCTCCATCGCCATTCGGCCGTCCTGTTTTTTTTGCAAAACATCCGGGATGAATCACACCGGTTCGCGATTACCTTTCAACGCGAGCTGAAACGCAAACAAAACCTCCATTCCCTGCTGGACGAAATTCCCGGTATCGGACCTCATCGAAAAAAATCACTGCTGAAACATTTTGGCAGTCTCAAACGAGTCAGGGACGCTTCTGTCGAGGACCTTCAACAGGTCCGGGGCGTTTCAGCGGAACTGGCTCAGTGCATCCGTGATTTCTTGTCACAGGCTCCTGAAGAGTCCGGTTGA
- a CDS encoding SPOR domain-containing protein has translation MPHGSRVRAKNRFSELQATNWVTRINRESDLPGEAYRKALGKDYQISLGSYSDKQTADRVLKGINQKFKGELVFEKHRVRQKIAQFKIRLENYDTREAANQVKKELSRKDKRLQDIWVVETP, from the coding sequence GTGCCCCACGGGAGTAGGGTACGAGCAAAAAATCGTTTTTCCGAACTCCAGGCCACAAACTGGGTGACCCGAATCAACCGTGAATCTGATTTGCCCGGTGAAGCTTATCGAAAAGCCTTGGGAAAGGACTATCAGATTTCGCTGGGTTCCTATTCGGATAAACAGACCGCTGACCGCGTTTTGAAAGGAATCAATCAGAAATTCAAAGGGGAACTGGTGTTTGAAAAACATCGTGTCCGTCAGAAAATTGCCCAGTTCAAGATCCGACTGGAAAATTATGACACACGGGAAGCCGCCAATCAGGTTAAAAAAGAACTCTCACGGAAGGATAAACGATTGCAGGATATCTGGGTGGTAGAAACTCCATGA
- a CDS encoding NAD(P)-dependent oxidoreductase yields the protein MSRLLITGASGFLGWNLCQQLKHQFEIIGTCHQHPMRMHGIFTVPINLAQLGDLQHFFEDIRPDAVIHTAAYSQPNFCETHRNETDPLNVMVPGRLADLCAHKKIPLVFTSSDMVFDGNHPPYDEASTVNPINYYGTQKALAEQKVMAHYPEAVICRMPLMFGNPGPFASSFIQPFLQALKAGKPLDLFVDEYRNPISARDAVSGILLALKSWHGILHLGGQEHLSRYEFVKKMARIFQFPDAILNPCRIQDVVMPAPRPGDLKMISNKAYKLGFNPGSVETELEALYQQL from the coding sequence ATGTCTCGCCTCTTGATTACAGGTGCCAGCGGATTCCTTGGATGGAACCTGTGTCAGCAACTGAAGCATCAATTTGAAATCATTGGCACATGCCATCAACATCCGATGAGGATGCATGGAATTTTTACTGTCCCCATCAATCTGGCACAGCTCGGGGATCTACAGCATTTTTTTGAAGACATCCGTCCCGATGCAGTGATTCATACCGCCGCCTATTCCCAGCCGAATTTCTGTGAAACTCACCGGAATGAAACAGATCCGCTCAATGTCATGGTGCCCGGCCGTCTGGCTGATTTGTGTGCTCACAAGAAAATTCCACTTGTCTTCACCTCTTCAGATATGGTGTTTGACGGAAATCATCCGCCCTATGACGAAGCATCAACGGTGAATCCGATCAATTATTATGGCACCCAGAAAGCGTTGGCCGAACAGAAAGTGATGGCACATTATCCAGAGGCGGTTATTTGCCGCATGCCCCTGATGTTTGGCAACCCCGGACCGTTTGCGTCCAGCTTTATCCAGCCTTTTCTGCAGGCCCTGAAAGCTGGAAAACCCCTGGATTTGTTTGTGGATGAATATCGCAATCCCATCAGTGCGCGCGATGCTGTTTCAGGCATTTTGCTGGCCCTGAAATCATGGCACGGCATTTTGCATCTAGGGGGACAGGAGCACCTTTCACGGTATGAATTTGTGAAGAAAATGGCCCGGATCTTTCAGTTTCCGGATGCCATCCTGAATCCCTGTCGTATTCAGGATGTCGTTATGCCAGCACCCAGACCCGGAGATTTGAAAATGATCAGTAACAAAGCTTACAAACTGGGTTTTAATCCCGGATCTGTTGAAACCGAACTCGAAGCTCTGTATCAACAATTGTAG
- a CDS encoding RimK family protein, which produces METLIVVNEPDDWVLDIPDIKVVAARDYLMDPSYTEIRARVYNLCRSYEYQRTGYYVSLLAEARKHKPIPNVSTIEDLKSPTLISEAADDLNELIQKVFRHLQSDTYTLSIYFGRNPAKRYNVLCSRLFRLFQAPFVRAYFIRQDEKWYMEYIGPISANDIPVEHLEYVHEFTREYFDGRRAYSKPREQSRYDLAILLNPNDPHAPSNEKSIKRFVKAAETVGFSTELITVDDFQRLPEFDALFIRETTNVHHHTYQFSRKAVADGLVVIDDPDSILKCTNKVFLAEMLRRHKIKAPKTFILHHDNLEQCLQEIGLPCVLKRPDGSFSDGVIKVQTREEFEKEAEHFMETSDLVIVQEYLPTTFDWRVGVLDQKPLYVCKYHMARKHWQIVLRDEDGKTKDQGRVNTFEIDDVNPLLISTAVKAANLIGNGLYGVDVKQVDKKYYVIEVNDNPSIDAGIEDMVLKDELYLTIMRSFAQRIERKRLEVLSDSTPAVKEQPKASQ; this is translated from the coding sequence ATGGAAACATTGATTGTTGTTAATGAACCTGACGACTGGGTTCTGGATATCCCGGATATCAAGGTGGTTGCGGCACGGGACTATCTGATGGATCCCTCTTATACGGAAATACGGGCCAGGGTTTATAACCTGTGCCGCAGTTACGAATATCAGCGTACGGGTTATTATGTCTCGCTGCTGGCTGAGGCCAGAAAACATAAACCCATTCCCAACGTTTCCACCATTGAAGACCTGAAATCTCCCACACTGATCAGTGAAGCGGCTGATGATCTGAATGAACTGATTCAGAAAGTCTTCCGACATTTGCAATCGGACACCTACACTCTCAGCATCTATTTCGGACGAAATCCCGCAAAACGCTATAACGTCTTATGCTCCAGATTGTTCCGTCTGTTTCAGGCCCCGTTTGTCAGAGCCTATTTCATACGTCAGGATGAAAAGTGGTATATGGAATACATCGGTCCGATTTCAGCAAATGATATCCCTGTGGAACATCTGGAGTATGTCCATGAATTCACCCGGGAATATTTTGATGGCCGACGTGCCTATTCCAAACCAAGAGAACAATCCCGGTATGATCTGGCCATTCTGCTGAATCCCAATGATCCCCATGCTCCGTCTAATGAAAAATCCATCAAGCGCTTCGTGAAAGCCGCGGAAACAGTTGGCTTTTCAACAGAATTGATCACGGTTGATGATTTCCAGCGACTTCCGGAGTTTGATGCGCTGTTTATCAGGGAAACAACCAATGTGCATCATCACACCTATCAATTTTCCCGAAAAGCTGTGGCCGACGGGTTGGTTGTGATTGATGATCCCGATTCTATTCTGAAATGCACCAACAAGGTGTTTCTTGCGGAAATGTTACGCAGACATAAAATCAAGGCTCCCAAAACATTCATCCTGCATCATGACAACCTGGAACAATGTCTTCAGGAAATTGGACTCCCCTGCGTGTTGAAACGTCCGGATGGTTCTTTTTCTGATGGTGTGATCAAAGTTCAGACACGTGAAGAGTTTGAAAAAGAAGCCGAGCATTTTATGGAAACGTCCGATCTGGTGATTGTCCAGGAATATCTGCCTACCACCTTTGACTGGCGGGTGGGCGTTCTGGATCAGAAACCCCTGTATGTCTGCAAATACCATATGGCCCGAAAACACTGGCAGATTGTGTTGCGTGATGAGGATGGCAAAACCAAGGATCAGGGACGAGTGAACACGTTTGAAATTGATGATGTCAACCCGTTGCTGATTTCAACCGCGGTCAAAGCCGCCAATCTGATCGGAAACGGTTTGTATGGTGTGGATGTCAAACAGGTTGATAAAAAATATTATGTGATTGAGGTCAACGACAATCCCAGTATTGACGCCGGCATTGAGGATATGGTTCTCAAAGATGAACTTTATCTGACGATCATGCGAAGTTTTGCCCAGAGAATTGAGCGAAAACGGCTGGAAGTCTTGTCTGATTCAACCCCTGCCGTTAAAGAACAACCAAAAGCTTCACAATGA